Sequence from the Phragmites australis chromosome 6, lpPhrAust1.1, whole genome shotgun sequence genome:
GCAACCTCTTCTTTCGACCTCATGTCATTGATTGGCTTGGCTGATTGGTTTGGTGCTGCGTGCCGCTGACGGGGGTGCCCAGGCGTCGGCGTGCGCGGCCGGGGACAGCGCCGCCTACCAGAGGAGCTCCTCCTTTGGAGAcgatgtcgtcgtcgtcgcgtAAGCCTTCCTACTaatccccctccccctcttttaCCGTTGTGTATGATCGCCTATCGGCCTATATGCTAGCTAAACTGCTGCTACTAGGAACTACTACTCCGTATAGGATCAGATCAAACACAATTAAAGTGAGACTATTGATGCGCCCCAATTGGATCAAGTTCGCAAAAACTTCAGTTAGTCATGAGGGGAACCGAAAATTAGGTGACGAGATATGTCAATTTTAATCGAGTCAACTACTTTACGAGAATAGTAGCAGAGAAGGAGAACGGCTGGTCTGCAAATACAGCAATTCAAGTCACCGATAGGTGCACGTCAGTATTACGCAGAAGCCAGAAACGCAACTACTCCTCTCAAGTTGCAAAGCTTTTTTGCTTTAGTCACGGCAGTATGAATGAATATGCTACATGTGTACAATTTTACATCCAGTTGAGTGGATACAAATCACGCTATATCACTTCTTTCTTGGCTGCGTCATTGCAGCGCATACCGGACGCCAATATGCAAGGCCAAGCGAGGAGGTTTCAAGGACACATACCCGGAGGACCTACTCACCGTTGTGCTCAAGGTTTGAATTGGTTTCGCGCAGTACAACTCATTGTTTAAGCTCAAACTCAAGGCACACAAGCTCATTGTTCTAGTGTTTGCTTCTTCCGTATGTAGGCTGTTCTGGACAACACTAGAATCAATCCGGCTGAAATAAGTGACATTGTAGTTGGGACGGTGTTAGGTCCAGGTTCGCAGCGGGCAAATGAGTGCAGGATGGCTGCTTTCTATGCTGGATTCCCTGGTAATTTCTATGTTTGCAATCATGCCACCGTCATATGAAGCAGTGGGATTCTGCCTTCTGGACTGTAATTTTattctcccttctcattgttgTAGAAAACGTTCCCGTTAGAACTGTCAACCGGCAATGTTCATCTGGGTTACAGGCTGTAGCTGATGTTGCTGCTGCTataaaagctggtttttatGACATAGGTAATTACAATATGCTGAAaatatatgctatttttgttgCGTAGCTCCTTCAGTTTTAAGTTGCTGAATTCCTGTTTTTCCTCCAAAACAGGGATTGGTGCAGGTTTGGAATCCATGTCAATAAATTCCGTTGCTTGGGAAGGACAAGTAAACCCAAAAGTAAGGATTGTAATTTCACACTCTGTATTgctacagattttttttttggctttgatAACACATTTTCTCTGCAGATAAGTGAATTCCAGAAAGCACAGGACTGTCTTCTGCCCATGGGAATTACTTCTGAAAATGTTGCTCATCGATATGGTGTAACCAGGCAAGAGCAAGATCAGGCTGCTGTGAGTTCCTTAGGCGTCGACTGTTTTAATTTGATTGCTCCTTTCCTTCATTAAGATGGCAATTAAAGCTTGGTATTGTGGCAGGCCGAGTCTCATAGGAGGGCTGCCGCAGCTACGGCTTCAGGAAAGTTCAAGGATGAGATTGTCCCAGTGCCTACAAAGGTAAGAGACGTTGAAATTTGTTTTCTTGCTCCCAACTCATTTCAACTGGGGATTAGGAGAAGGTTAACCTAGTTTTTAACTGCATCAACATTAGCAGTAATTAATACGCTTGTTTTCAGACCAATTCTTCAGTCTGATTAGCTAGGAAAAGAACAGTGAATTTTGTTAATCATAGTCTTGGTTTCAGGCGTTTGCTAATACTCTTTTTATTGTGCAGATCATTGACCCCAAAAccggagaggaaaagaaagttGTGATATCAGTTGATGATGGAATTAGGCCGGGGACTACGGCATCTGGATTGGCAAAGCTTAAACCAGTTTTTAAAAAGGATGGAAGTACAACTGCAGGTACTTCAAAACTCAACTATTTTCGTTAGCACTGGTATTGCAGTTTGCAACCAGAGTATGCTTTCTCGTAGCTaaaaaaaacatcataagaaaTCGATCAACCTATGTAGGCAATTCTAGTCAAGTGAGTGATGGTGCTGGAGCTGTTCTTCTCATGAAGAGATCTGTAGCTTTGAAGAAAGGGCTTCCTATTCTTGGTGTTTTCAGGTGTTCTATCTGCCTTTCCTTACAAACATCACCTTCATTGTTACTAGTTCACATCGTGTTTATCCTCGTTGTTGAGGCGTACGGTCCCCCAAATGCCTAAATTCACTGTTGCGTTCAAATGTTGCTTCCGAcgatctattaggagctttgcAGCTGTTGGAGTGGATCCAGCTGTTATGGGTGTTGGTCCTGCTGTAGCAATCCCCGCTGCAGTGAAGTCTGCTGGCCTCGAAATTGAAGACATTGACCTCTTTGAACTGAATGAGGTCTGTTTAGTTGTTATGATCTACAATTTCCACTTACCTAGGTACGATATCTGATACCCGAGTCATCCACGTGTAGGCATTTGCCTCTCAGTTTGTCTATTGCTGCAACAAACTGGGACTGGACCGTTCCAAAGTAAATGTAAATGGAGGTGCGATTGCCCTTGGACACCCTCTGGGTGCAACAGGTAACTGAACGTCTACTTGTATGTGAAATTATTAGGGCGCGGGACTACCATTGCCGTTAGCAGGGCTCGTTTGGATTGCGTGTGTGCTCGCCCTGCCAAAGGTCGGCTCGCCAAATAATTGGCGCATGATTCCGCCGCCCACGTCTCGCCTGCACGTTGGCGTGAAATTGATTGCATGAGCCAACACCAAAAAAATGGCAGGGCGACTCGGGGCGCAATCCAAACGAGCCCGTAGTACCTGCTACCAGATGTCTGAGCAAGCCATGTAAACTTGTGATTCTTTGTGTTGTTCAGGTGCCCGGTGTGTGGCTACTCTTCTGAATGAAATGAAGCGCCGGGGCCGAGACTGCAGATTTGGTGTTGTCACCATGTGCATTGGTTAGTTTTTTCTCCCTCTGCCAATATATatggcaaaaattcaaaattagacaacatatatgaacatatttaccgaaatagataacatgtagtcgtatttattaatttagcatccgtCTTCGGCGCACGGTGTACCAAAAAAGCTATTTTCGACACACGGTATGCAGAATACGACACCGttgcccgtattcggcacactgtgtgtCGGAAAAcactttttcggtacacggtgtatcTAAAATTCATTTTCGATATACCGTacgccgaatacggatgctaaattaataaatacaactacatATTGCCTATTTCGGCAAAATACGTTCATATAGAATGCACGGCATATACCTGTAATTGATCTTCTGTGGTTAACCATGTTGCATTTGCGTGAATTGCAGGATCTGGAATGGGCGCTGCAGCTGTGTTTGAACGGGGAGACATGGTGGACGAGCTCTCCAACGTGCGGCAGAAACAGTCACACAATTTTCTATCTAGGGATGCAAAGTAGAGTTGCAGAATCAGTATTATCATCTTCAAGGCATCAGTGTATTGCATCCTAAAGCAGTAAGACTGCTACCTTATGTTTTTTTCCCTCAGACACTACCGGTATAGGAATAAAAGGGAATTCTATAGTAGTACGTTTTCTGTGACATGATCAGAATTCAGACAGTGTAGCCAGCTAAGAAGAAAAAAGGTGTTTTAACCAGTGAGCTCCTAAACGTTGTCAGCTTGTCTCTGTTGCTTTGTTTCCGAATCTGATGTTGACCAAGGAACTCGTCCATTGCCTTTGTGTACTTGAACCAAAAGGATAAGGATAGTGCCTTGCCTTTGTTCACTAGGCTGATTAGGAATTGCAAAAAGCTGTTGAGATGCTTCTTGCTGCTGCGACCCTGAGGTGTGAGGTGTACTGCCTTTTTGTTCATTGGGCCAGCGCTGGTATCAGATTCTAGGGTGTACAGTAGTAGCTTTCAGATTGAGCTTAACTTGGATGCTTCGGTGCATTTGGAAATGTCCCCATCCATCACCTATTCACCTAGTGCAAAGAAAAATCCTTATCAGGGGTTGGTTTCCTGATTAAACAGGAGCACGAGTTTAAGCTTGATGCATGTTCCCCTCAGTTTGCAAGTCTTGATAGTACGTCCTCCAATATCTTTTAGACATTGGCCGCTCCTGCGGCCAGTGGATTGAATCATGCATGAATTCTCGCTCATGAGTCTTGTGGAAAGATTGCCTAGTGCTGTCTACTAGGCAAATGAGACCTGATGGCATTTTAAACCACTGTTAAGGTTGGAGTAGTGCTCTTATTACGAGTGATGCTGCGAGATGGACGGTGGACTACGAGTAGCGAGGGAGGGACAAGAAGCAGAGGAGAGGCCGCTTCTGGTCAAAGAGAGTAGTATACAGGAACAGTGCTAGTACAGGTTTGGTTTAAAGAAGAGGTCCTCCGTCCTCGTGTGCATGCATGATGGCGCGGATCCTCGGGGCGCCATCACATCATCGCGAATCGCTTCGCACAGCGGAGAGAGGCTGACGGTGGGCCACGGGCTGTATAGGTTGGTGGGCCTGCTCCCTTCCAGCGAGACACCAAGAGAGCCGGAGGCACGATGTCAgaggaaaaataaataaagaaatgagTGAATGGTGTGGTGGGGACAGACAGTTGCCGCGCGTTGTCGGCTTGTCCCCCTTCGCTTCGCTTTCTTATTAAAACTTAAATTCTATAAGACTCGATTCTATAAAAAAACTCTTCTCCTCCCCTCATCGTACTATGCTACTTTCGCTACAAGCACACGCGCTCCTCCCCCTCCGGTTTTCCCCTTGCTCTTGCGAGTTAGCTGTAGCCACATCATATATAATATACTCACGTTTCCAAGCATTCTTGCAAACAAAAAAAGACACGGAGAAACAAACATCTACCAAAAACGCATTGCATAAAAGGGGGAACAAGACAAGGACTACTGCTCCAGCTATATACAGTTATGTAGCAGAGGTTAGTTTGGGAAATGTGCTCTACTTGCTAGCTACAGTTCTGGAGCGTCCTCTTTCAGCTGGACAGGGCAAAGATAgttgttgttttttatttttgtcagtatattttttaaaagattctATTCTTTATTCTTTATAACTCACcatacttaaaactatttttttattctctctttTTCAGTAAACCATAAATGAGACGAGAGAGGACTCACCTGATAGACCTTTTCTCCATCCCCTCCTAGTATTTGTTCTCTCCCTTGTCTTT
This genomic interval carries:
- the LOC133920919 gene encoding 3-ketoacyl-CoA thiolase 2, peroxisomal-like translates to MEKAIDRQRVLLAHLLPSSSSSSSQPQLAASACAAGDSAAYQRSSSFGDDVVVVAAYRTPICKAKRGGFKDTYPEDLLTVVLKAVLDNTRINPAEISDIVVGTVLGPGSQRANECRMAAFYAGFPENVPVRTVNRQCSSGLQAVADVAAAIKAGFYDIGIGAGLESMSINSVAWEGQVNPKISEFQKAQDCLLPMGITSENVAHRYGVTRQEQDQAAAESHRRAAAATASGKFKDEIVPVPTKIIDPKTGEEKKVVISVDDGIRPGTTASGLAKLKPVFKKDGSTTAGNSSQVSDGAGAVLLMKRSVALKKGLPILGVFRSFAAVGVDPAVMGVGPAVAIPAAVKSAGLEIEDIDLFELNEAFASQFVYCCNKLGLDRSKVNVNGGAIALGHPLGATGARCVATLLNEMKRRGRDCRFGVVTMCIGSGMGAAAVFERGDMVDELSNVRQKQSHNFLSRDAK